Proteins encoded in a region of the Veillonella parvula genome:
- the kdsA gene encoding 3-deoxy-8-phosphooctulonate synthase, which produces MKTVQIKDITVGGGKGLFVLAGPCVIEDYDRTLAIGKRAKEICERLGVPYIFKASFDKANRSSFSSFRGPGLEEGLKMLASIKKELNVPVVSDIHSIEQIEPAAEVLDILQIPAFLCRQTDLVYGAAKTGKCVNVKKGQFMAPKDMENVLNKMKETGNENLMLTERGFSFGYNNLVVDMRSFPIMRSFDYPVIFDATHSVQLPGGAGTKSSGNREFVPNLARAAVASGVDGLFFEVHDNPEEALSDGPNMLYLDQFEAVLRDLVAIDKIVKG; this is translated from the coding sequence ATGAAAACAGTTCAAATTAAAGATATTACTGTGGGTGGCGGCAAGGGTTTATTTGTCCTTGCAGGTCCATGTGTTATTGAGGACTATGACCGCACATTAGCTATCGGTAAACGAGCAAAAGAGATATGCGAACGTTTAGGTGTTCCCTATATCTTTAAAGCTTCCTTTGATAAAGCTAATCGCTCTAGCTTTAGTTCCTTCCGTGGACCAGGTCTTGAGGAAGGGTTAAAAATGCTTGCTTCTATTAAGAAGGAACTCAATGTGCCCGTTGTCAGTGACATTCACTCTATCGAGCAAATTGAACCTGCAGCTGAAGTATTAGATATTCTACAAATTCCAGCTTTTTTATGCCGTCAAACTGATCTTGTTTACGGCGCTGCTAAAACTGGTAAATGCGTAAATGTTAAAAAAGGTCAATTCATGGCTCCTAAGGACATGGAAAATGTTCTTAATAAAATGAAAGAAACAGGTAATGAAAATCTTATGCTTACCGAACGTGGTTTTAGCTTTGGTTATAATAATCTCGTAGTTGACATGAGATCCTTCCCAATTATGCGTTCTTTCGACTATCCAGTAATCTTTGATGCTACTCATAGCGTTCAATTACCAGGTGGTGCAGGGACTAAATCTAGTGGTAACCGTGAATTTGTACCAAATTTGGCACGTGCGGCTGTGGCTAGTGGCGTAGATGGGTTATTCTTTGAAGTACACGATAATCCTGAGGAAGCATTGTCTGATGGTCCTAATATGT
- the kdsB gene encoding 3-deoxy-manno-octulosonate cytidylyltransferase: MKFGCVIPARYGSTRLPGKPLADIAGKPMIERVYARVSQATKTVCTIVATDDNRVYSAVQQFGGTVMMTDPNHPTGTDRLAEVASHYTDLDVVINVQGDEPMIDPNLIDDLARLFEEDPNLQMATVATPLLEEEYEEPSAVKVILNNRNDAMYFSRSLIPYPRHDFVRPPLKHIGIYAYRREFLLNYAKMEPTPAEQTESLEQLRALENGYTIRVILTNKRFIGVDTPEDLARVNAIYEQEEK; encoded by the coding sequence TCTACAAGATTACCGGGCAAACCATTAGCTGATATTGCAGGTAAACCTATGATTGAACGGGTTTATGCAAGGGTATCACAAGCTACAAAGACAGTATGTACAATTGTAGCCACTGATGATAACCGCGTATATTCTGCAGTACAACAGTTTGGGGGAACTGTTATGATGACAGATCCTAATCACCCTACAGGAACGGATCGATTAGCAGAGGTTGCTAGTCATTATACAGACTTAGATGTTGTTATCAATGTCCAAGGTGATGAACCGATGATTGATCCAAATCTTATTGATGACTTGGCACGTCTATTTGAGGAAGATCCAAACTTGCAGATGGCCACAGTAGCTACTCCTTTATTAGAGGAAGAGTACGAGGAGCCATCAGCGGTAAAGGTCATTTTAAATAATCGTAATGATGCGATGTATTTTTCTAGATCTTTAATCCCATATCCTCGTCATGACTTTGTGCGTCCGCCACTAAAACATATTGGCATCTATGCATATCGTAGAGAGTTCTTATTAAACTACGCTAAGATGGAGCCAACTCCGGCGGAGCAAACAGAATCTCTAGAACAATTACGTGCTCTAGAAAACGGTTATACAATTCGTGTTATTCTAACAAATAAACGATTTATCGGTGTTGATACACCTGAAGACTTAGCTCGTGTTAATGCAATTTACGAGCAAGAGGAGAAATAA